The proteins below are encoded in one region of Mycobacterium pseudokansasii:
- a CDS encoding TetR/AcrR family transcriptional regulator: MSSDALVAVPDRAVQGVDDRPRNRRQAETFRKVLAAGMQTLRENSYTDLTVRMVAARAKVAPATAYTYFSSKNHLIAEVYLDLVRQVPYFTDVNVPMPVRVDQALRHLALVVADEPEVGAACTAALLGGGADPAVRAARERIGAEIHRRIASAIGPGAEPTTVSALQMAFFGALVQAGSGEFTYHEIADRLADAVRLILAGAEKAGDA, translated from the coding sequence GTGTCCAGCGATGCACTGGTGGCGGTCCCGGACCGGGCCGTGCAGGGAGTCGACGACCGGCCACGCAACCGGCGCCAGGCAGAGACCTTCCGCAAGGTCCTGGCAGCCGGCATGCAGACCTTGCGGGAGAACTCCTACACCGATCTGACGGTGCGCATGGTGGCTGCCCGCGCCAAGGTGGCTCCGGCCACCGCCTACACGTACTTCTCGTCGAAAAATCACCTGATCGCCGAGGTCTACCTCGACCTGGTCCGGCAAGTCCCCTACTTCACCGACGTCAACGTCCCCATGCCCGTCCGGGTGGACCAGGCGCTGCGCCACCTGGCCCTGGTAGTCGCCGACGAACCCGAGGTCGGTGCCGCGTGCACCGCCGCGCTGCTCGGCGGTGGCGCGGACCCGGCGGTGCGCGCGGCCCGCGAGCGAATCGGCGCCGAGATCCACCGGCGTATCGCGTCGGCCATCGGACCCGGCGCCGAGCCCACCACCGTATCCGCCTTGCAGATGGCGTTCTTCGGGGCGCTGGTGCAAGCCGGCAGCGGCGAGTTCACCTATCACGAGATCGCCGACCGCTTGGCCGATGCGGTGCGGCTGATCCTGGCGGGCGCCGAGAAGGCCGGTGACGCATGA
- a CDS encoding cytochrome P450 yields the protein MTVHTGKSGVVLDPYDYDFHEDPYPYYRRLRDEAPLYHNAELGFWALSRHRDVHQGFRNSTTLSNRDGVSLDPVSRGPHAAKTMSFLAMDDPAHLRLRTLVSKGFTPRRIRELEPRVTELAVQHLDTVLDKADSGTVDYVAEFAGKLPMDVISELMGVPVADRDRIRAMADGVMHREDGVTDVPASAIEASINLILYYQQMIAERRATPADDLTSALLAAEIDGDRLTDEEILGFMFLMVIAGNETTTKLLANAAYWGHRNPDQLAPVYADLSRVPLWVEETLRYDTSSQILARTVVGELTLYDTRIPEGDVVLLLPGSAHRDERVFDRPDEYLIGREIGSRLLSFGSGAHFCLGAHLARMEARVALTELFKRIRGYEVDEANAVRVHSSNVRGFAALPIAVEVR from the coding sequence ATGACCGTTCATACCGGCAAGTCCGGCGTGGTCCTGGATCCTTACGACTACGACTTCCACGAGGACCCGTACCCGTACTACCGGCGGCTGCGTGACGAGGCCCCGCTGTACCACAACGCAGAACTCGGCTTCTGGGCGTTGTCGCGGCACCGGGACGTGCATCAGGGTTTCCGCAACAGCACCACGCTGTCCAACCGCGACGGCGTATCGCTGGATCCGGTGTCCCGCGGCCCGCATGCCGCCAAGACGATGTCGTTTCTGGCGATGGACGACCCCGCGCATCTGCGGTTGCGCACGCTGGTGTCAAAGGGATTCACGCCGCGGCGGATTCGGGAATTGGAGCCGCGGGTGACCGAGTTGGCCGTGCAACATCTGGACACCGTGCTGGACAAAGCCGATTCCGGAACCGTCGACTACGTCGCCGAATTCGCCGGCAAGCTGCCGATGGATGTGATCTCCGAGCTGATGGGGGTGCCGGTCGCCGATCGCGACCGAATCAGGGCCATGGCCGACGGCGTCATGCACCGCGAGGACGGCGTGACCGACGTGCCGGCTTCGGCGATCGAGGCGTCGATCAACTTGATCCTTTATTACCAGCAGATGATCGCCGAGCGTCGCGCGACACCGGCCGACGACCTGACCTCGGCGCTGCTCGCCGCCGAGATCGACGGCGACCGGCTCACCGACGAGGAAATCCTCGGGTTCATGTTCCTGATGGTGATCGCCGGCAACGAGACGACCACCAAACTCCTTGCCAATGCCGCATATTGGGGCCACAGGAACCCCGACCAGCTGGCGCCGGTCTACGCGGACCTGTCGCGCGTGCCGCTGTGGGTCGAGGAAACCCTGCGCTACGACACGTCCAGCCAGATCCTGGCCCGCACCGTCGTGGGCGAGCTCACGCTCTACGACACCAGGATTCCCGAGGGCGACGTCGTGTTACTGCTGCCCGGGTCGGCGCATCGCGACGAACGGGTGTTCGACCGGCCCGACGAGTATCTGATCGGCCGGGAAATCGGGTCCAGGCTACTGAGTTTCGGCAGCGGAGCGCACTTCTGTCTGGGGGCACATCTGGCCAGGATGGAGGCCCGGGTGGCACTCACCGAGCTGTTCAAACGGATCCGCGGATACGAAGTCGACGAGGCCAATGCCGTG